One genomic region from Hoeflea algicola encodes:
- a CDS encoding Hpt domain-containing protein translates to MAALSIAFEAPETGQQPRPSGGRPIDLVHLARQTGGDKTLESDVLALFARQARMAVAHLGELDARARVNLAHKMGGAAKGVGAFEVARCAATLESQPGSPAAVTAFTKAVVDADTFIAGLMR, encoded by the coding sequence ATGGCGGCGCTCAGTATTGCATTCGAAGCCCCCGAAACCGGCCAGCAGCCGCGCCCCTCCGGTGGACGGCCCATTGATCTGGTGCATCTGGCGCGGCAAACCGGCGGCGACAAGACTCTGGAATCCGATGTGCTGGCGCTGTTTGCGCGTCAGGCCCGTATGGCGGTCGCGCACCTGGGCGAACTCGATGCCCGCGCCCGCGTCAATCTCGCGCATAAAATGGGCGGAGCCGCGAAAGGGGTGGGGGCTTTTGAAGTCGCCCGATGTGCGGCAACACTCGAGTCCCAGCCCGGCAGCCCGGCTGCTGTTACCGCTTTCACCAAGGCCGTGGTCGACGCCGACACGTTCATCGCTGGTTTGATGCGTTAA
- a CDS encoding NAD(P)/FAD-dependent oxidoreductase produces MSTPIETDVVIVGAGPVGLFAVFELGLYDLKCHLIDILDRPGGQCAELYPEKPIYDIPAWPEITGQALVDRLMEQIAPFSPEFHFNRMVAGFRKLDNGRFEVETDEGELFHAHAVVIAAGGGSFQPKRPPVPGIEAYEDKSVFYSVRRMEEFRDRDLLIVGGGDSALDWTLNLQSVAKSVTLVHRRPDFRAAPDSVNKMLALRDEGKIDFKVGQVTGLKGDDGQVTAATLKGPDGLFEIACDRMLPFFGLTMKLGPIADWGLNLHENLIKVDTETFETNLPGVYAIGDINWYPGKLKLILSGFHEAALMTQAVKRRAHPDQKLVFQYTTSSTSLQKKLGVQ; encoded by the coding sequence ATGTCTACTCCCATTGAAACCGATGTCGTAATCGTTGGCGCCGGCCCGGTCGGCCTGTTTGCCGTGTTCGAACTGGGTCTTTACGATCTCAAATGCCACCTGATCGACATTCTCGATCGACCGGGCGGCCAGTGCGCGGAACTTTATCCGGAAAAGCCGATCTATGACATTCCGGCCTGGCCGGAGATTACCGGGCAGGCCTTGGTCGACCGCTTGATGGAGCAGATCGCGCCGTTTTCACCGGAATTCCACTTCAATAGGATGGTTGCCGGCTTTCGCAAGCTCGATAACGGCCGTTTCGAAGTGGAAACCGACGAGGGCGAATTGTTTCATGCCCATGCCGTGGTGATCGCTGCTGGCGGTGGGTCGTTCCAGCCCAAGCGACCGCCGGTTCCCGGCATCGAAGCCTATGAAGACAAGAGCGTGTTCTACTCGGTACGGCGGATGGAAGAGTTTCGCGACCGGGACCTGCTGATTGTCGGAGGCGGCGATTCCGCGCTCGACTGGACACTCAATCTACAGTCCGTGGCAAAATCTGTGACGCTGGTGCACCGCAGGCCGGATTTCCGCGCGGCACCCGACAGTGTCAACAAGATGCTGGCGTTGCGCGACGAGGGCAAGATCGATTTCAAGGTGGGGCAGGTGACCGGCCTGAAGGGCGATGATGGTCAAGTGACTGCGGCGACCCTGAAGGGCCCGGACGGTCTGTTCGAGATCGCCTGTGATCGTATGCTGCCATTCTTCGGCCTGACCATGAAGCTTGGTCCGATCGCAGATTGGGGCCTCAATCTGCATGAAAACCTGATCAAGGTTGATACCGAAACCTTCGAGACAAACTTGCCCGGCGTGTACGCCATCGGCGATATCAACTGGTATCCAGGCAAGCTCAAGCTGATCCTGTCGGGTTTCCACGAGGCAGCGTTGATGACCCAGGCGGTCAAGCGGCGCGCACACCCCGACCAGAAGCTGGTGTTCCAGTACACCACCTCATCAACCAGTCTGCAGAAGAAGCTCGGGGTTCAGTAA
- the folK gene encoding 2-amino-4-hydroxy-6-hydroxymethyldihydropteridine diphosphokinase, producing the protein MPESQASSVDKTVIAAIGFGGNIGNPRKTMARALALLDERDDIHIRTVSRLYRTPPWGNTDQEWFHNACVLVETTLDPHELLKVCLDTELALGRVRADRWGPRTIDLDVLLHGDFLSDHADLTVPHPRMTERAFVMVPLADIAPQAVVNLQSVADWSSLVDSEGIEALSRDGDWWLQP; encoded by the coding sequence GTGCCTGAATCGCAAGCATCGTCGGTCGACAAGACCGTGATCGCGGCAATCGGGTTTGGCGGCAATATCGGCAATCCGCGCAAGACCATGGCGCGGGCGCTGGCGCTGCTCGACGAGCGAGACGATATCCATATCCGCACGGTGTCGCGGCTGTACCGGACGCCGCCGTGGGGCAATACCGATCAGGAATGGTTCCACAATGCTTGCGTGCTGGTGGAAACCACGCTCGACCCGCATGAATTGCTCAAGGTCTGTCTGGACACGGAACTGGCCCTTGGACGGGTGCGTGCCGACCGATGGGGGCCGCGCACGATCGATCTCGATGTGCTGCTGCATGGCGATTTCCTGTCAGACCACGCCGATCTGACCGTGCCGCATCCGCGGATGACCGAGCGCGCGTTCGTGATGGTGCCGCTGGCCGACATCGCGCCGCAAGCGGTGGTCAATCTGCAAAGTGTTGCGGACTGGTCGAGCCTGGTGGATTCAGAAGGTATCGAAGCGCTCAGCCGCGATGGCGACTGGTGGCTGCAGCCGTAG
- the folP gene encoding dihydropteroate synthase, giving the protein MRSFPDAVFEPRTLRLAGDAAIELGPRARLMGIVNVTPDSFSDGGLHADANVAIAAALAMAEAGADMLDIGGESTRPGAEPVTAFEEQRRIMPVIEALADRQDLLISVDTWRAETARLALAAGAHLVNDVWGLQRDPDIARVAAEHGAAVAIMHTGRDREVLADPIEDQLQWFSASLAIARKAGIGEDQILLDPGFGFAKDADLNLALMARFEQLHTLGFPLLVGTSRKRFIGTLTGREAGDRDVGTAATSVVLRLAGAAMLRVHNVAFNKDGVAVADAMVQRSRQREAGHG; this is encoded by the coding sequence ATGAGATCATTTCCGGATGCGGTGTTTGAGCCAAGGACGCTCAGGCTTGCCGGCGACGCCGCAATCGAGTTGGGGCCGCGCGCGCGATTGATGGGCATTGTCAACGTGACACCGGACTCGTTTTCCGATGGTGGCCTGCACGCCGACGCCAATGTTGCGATTGCCGCCGCACTGGCCATGGCGGAGGCGGGCGCCGACATGCTCGATATTGGCGGAGAATCGACCAGGCCGGGGGCGGAGCCTGTGACTGCGTTCGAGGAACAACGCCGTATCATGCCGGTGATAGAGGCGCTGGCCGACCGACAGGACTTGCTGATTTCGGTCGATACATGGCGGGCGGAAACAGCGAGACTGGCGCTCGCCGCCGGGGCCCATCTGGTCAATGATGTCTGGGGACTGCAGCGTGATCCGGACATTGCCCGGGTTGCCGCCGAGCATGGCGCCGCTGTTGCCATCATGCATACGGGCAGAGACCGAGAGGTGCTGGCCGATCCGATTGAAGATCAGTTGCAGTGGTTTTCGGCCTCGCTGGCGATTGCCCGAAAGGCTGGCATTGGCGAGGACCAGATCCTGCTCGACCCGGGGTTCGGCTTTGCCAAGGACGCAGACCTCAATCTGGCTCTGATGGCCCGTTTCGAGCAATTACACACACTCGGATTTCCGTTGCTTGTGGGCACCTCGCGCAAGCGTTTTATCGGCACGCTTACCGGCCGCGAAGCTGGAGATCGCGATGTCGGTACTGCGGCCACCAGCGTCGTGCTGAGGCTCGCCGGTGCTGCAATGTTGCGCGTGCACAATGTCGCTTTCAACAAGGACGGGGTTGCGGTTGCCGATGCGATGGTTCAAAGGAGCCGCCAAAGGGAGGCCGGACATGGCTGA
- the folB gene encoding dihydroneopterin aldolase, whose amino-acid sequence MADSYIIRLVNCAFFAFHGVYDEEGSLGQRFYVDAELEIDRGAALETDSLEGTVDYGVAFKVIEEVVTGQRKFLIEALALDVAKTLTDRFAEVRRVRIALRKPGAPVQGVLDHVEVVVEHRA is encoded by the coding sequence ATGGCTGACAGCTACATCATCCGTCTCGTCAACTGCGCGTTCTTCGCGTTTCACGGCGTCTATGACGAGGAAGGGTCTCTCGGCCAACGGTTTTATGTCGATGCCGAGCTGGAGATTGATCGCGGTGCTGCGCTGGAGACTGATTCCCTTGAAGGAACAGTTGATTACGGCGTGGCCTTCAAAGTGATCGAAGAGGTCGTTACCGGCCAACGGAAATTTCTGATCGAGGCGCTGGCGCTGGATGTGGCGAAGACGCTGACCGATCGGTTTGCGGAGGTCAGGCGTGTTCGCATCGCCCTGCGCAAACCCGGTGCGCCGGTGCAGGGCGTGCTTGACCATGTCGAAGTAGTGGTTGAACACCGTGCCTGA
- a CDS encoding DUF922 domain-containing Zn-dependent protease, producing the protein MRPVRFAVSALILCLTAPSAHAEPVIKKSYSYFNVGGHTAEELEAELAEHGPQVSDTGTRHSGATRIKMGGSVTYQASGSSCRVKDAVVELETHLTLPRWTNRSRANRNTVLIWDTLSSDIKRHEERHAEIARQWARKLERALETLRPQSDCKKMAARVDAKTKAIVDKHAADQQRFDRVEAVSFERRMSRMLRYKAQQQKNGG; encoded by the coding sequence ATGCGCCCCGTCCGTTTCGCTGTTTCGGCGCTCATCCTGTGCCTCACCGCACCTTCGGCGCATGCCGAGCCAGTGATCAAGAAGAGCTATTCCTACTTCAACGTTGGCGGTCACACCGCCGAAGAGCTGGAGGCTGAACTGGCCGAGCACGGCCCGCAAGTGTCCGATACCGGCACCCGCCACTCGGGCGCCACCAGGATCAAGATGGGCGGTTCGGTCACCTATCAGGCTTCGGGCAGCTCCTGCAGGGTCAAGGATGCTGTGGTCGAGCTCGAAACCCATCTGACCTTGCCCCGCTGGACCAACCGCAGCCGCGCCAACCGCAACACCGTTCTGATCTGGGACACGCTGTCCTCCGACATCAAGCGCCATGAGGAGCGTCACGCCGAAATCGCCCGGCAATGGGCCCGCAAACTCGAAAGAGCGCTGGAGACCCTACGTCCGCAATCCGACTGCAAGAAGATGGCAGCCCGTGTCGACGCCAAGACCAAGGCCATCGTCGACAAGCACGCCGCCGACCAGCAACGGTTTGACCGGGTCGAGGCAGTAAGCTTCGAGCGGAGAATGAGCAGAATGCTCAGGTATAAGGCTCAACAACAAAAAAATGGCGGGTAG
- a CDS encoding 2Fe-2S iron-sulfur cluster-binding protein, with protein MTKISVVAFDGTRFDIDAENGSTVMENAIRNSVPGIEAECGGACACATCHVYVDEQWAEKVGSPEAMEEDMLDFAFDVRPTSRLSCQIKVRKELDGLVVHVPERQA; from the coding sequence ATGACCAAGATTTCCGTTGTCGCTTTTGACGGCACGCGTTTTGATATCGACGCCGAGAACGGCTCGACCGTGATGGAAAATGCGATCCGCAATTCCGTCCCGGGAATTGAAGCCGAGTGCGGCGGTGCCTGCGCCTGCGCTACTTGCCATGTGTATGTTGACGAGCAATGGGCTGAAAAAGTCGGCTCGCCTGAAGCGATGGAAGAGGACATGCTCGACTTCGCATTCGACGTGCGCCCCACTTCGCGGCTGTCTTGCCAGATCAAGGTTCGCAAAGAGCTTGATGGACTGGTGGTGCATGTGCCCGAGCGGCAGGCCTGA
- a CDS encoding YcjF family protein, whose translation MTDHDTSGPARKPRAFSVEEQHAPAAKPKPKPEKQRKPSALPVTVEMTRTEDDPFQEPKAELDALTPPPAKPRSRRLTAGKLLLASLGFLAALAVGIWTDALITTLFDRLPWLGWAAAVAAAIAVLALLVVIIREIIGLRRLARVAELRKDISDKAKFATATEARALAGRVSHLLAANPLSARGRKNLDALDDEIIDGPHYLAFAERELLTPLDRQARQLTLNAARRVSVVTAVSPRAFVDLAYVGFEAVRLIRAMAELYGGRPGTIGMVRLFKDVIAHLAVTGAVAAGDSLIQQVVGHGLAAKLSARLGEGVINGLMTARIGISAMDLCRPMPFAATKRPGIGDFMSDITGFASKDGKTRPDD comes from the coding sequence ATGACCGACCATGACACCTCCGGCCCTGCCCGCAAGCCGCGCGCTTTCAGCGTCGAGGAACAGCATGCACCCGCCGCCAAGCCAAAACCCAAGCCGGAAAAGCAGCGCAAGCCGTCAGCCCTCCCCGTCACGGTGGAAATGACACGGACCGAGGATGATCCGTTCCAGGAGCCAAAGGCTGAGCTCGACGCATTGACACCACCGCCGGCCAAGCCGCGCTCCCGGCGATTGACCGCCGGCAAGCTGCTGCTCGCAAGCCTCGGTTTTCTCGCGGCCCTGGCGGTCGGGATCTGGACCGATGCGCTGATCACCACCCTGTTTGACCGCCTTCCCTGGCTCGGCTGGGCTGCGGCGGTGGCTGCCGCAATTGCCGTGTTGGCACTATTGGTCGTGATCATTCGCGAAATCATCGGCCTGCGCCGGCTCGCCCGGGTCGCCGAACTGCGCAAGGACATTTCCGACAAGGCCAAATTCGCCACCGCCACCGAAGCCCGCGCGCTCGCCGGTCGCGTGTCCCACCTGCTCGCGGCCAACCCGCTTTCCGCCCGCGGCCGAAAGAACCTCGATGCGCTGGACGATGAAATCATTGACGGCCCGCATTACCTGGCCTTCGCCGAACGTGAATTGCTGACCCCGCTCGACCGACAGGCGCGGCAGCTTACGCTCAATGCCGCACGACGGGTTTCGGTGGTCACTGCGGTCAGCCCCCGCGCCTTTGTCGATCTCGCCTATGTCGGCTTTGAGGCGGTTCGGCTGATTCGCGCCATGGCTGAACTCTATGGCGGCAGGCCCGGTACGATCGGCATGGTCCGGCTGTTCAAGGATGTCATCGCCCATCTCGCCGTCACCGGCGCTGTGGCCGCGGGCGACAGTCTGATCCAGCAGGTGGTCGGTCATGGCCTGGCGGCAAAACTTTCCGCCCGGCTCGGCGAAGGTGTCATTAACGGCCTGATGACCGCACGCATCGGTATCTCGGCGATGGATTTGTGCCGGCCAATGCCGTTCGCCGCAACCAAGCGCCCGGGAATCGGCGATTTCATGTCCGATATTACCGGATTCGCCAGCAAGGACGGTAAAACCAGACCGGACGATTGA